The following is a genomic window from Procambarus clarkii isolate CNS0578487 chromosome 52, FALCON_Pclarkii_2.0, whole genome shotgun sequence.
gtaacctatatgtaactccctctttgtaacaaagttcaaataaagcaaatatttgtgtacatacaaaagaatggggggtggtagaagataatattagtgtttagtgagtgaccacaaggtctcctctgaatactttttattttcttctcctatgctatgggtccccacattggcaccagaggtcttcctcacaaactttttatataatatatatatatataaatattatatatatatatatataaatatatatatatataaatattatatatatatatatataaatatatatatatatatataaatatatatatatatatataaatatatatatatatataaatatatatatatatataaatatatatatatatataaatatatatatatatataaatatatatatatatatataaatatatatatatatatataaatatatatatatatatatataaatatatatatatatatataaatatatatatatatatataaatatatatatatatataaatatatatatatatatataaatatatatatatatatataaatatatatatatatatataaatatatatatatatataaatatatatatatatatataaatatatatatatatatatataaatatatatatatatatataaatatatatatatatatataaatatatatatatatatataaatatatatatatatataaatatatatatatatatataaatatatatatatatatataaatatatatatatatatataaatatatatatatatatataaatatatatatatatatataaatatatatatatatatataaatatatatatatatatataaatatatatatatatatataaatatatatatatatataaatatatatatatatatatataaatatatatatatatatatataaatatatatatatatatatataaatatatatatatatatataaatatatatatatataaatatatatatatatataaatatatatatatatataaatatatatatatataaatatatatatatatatataaatatatatatatatataaatatatatatatatataaatatatatatatatatataaatatatatatatatataaatatatatatatataaatatatatatatataaatatatatatatataaatatatatatataaatatatatatatatataaatatatatatatataaatatatatataaatatatatatatataaatatatatataaatatatatataaatatatatataaatatatatatatataaatatatatatatataaatatatatataaatatatatatatatatataaatatatatatatatatataaatatatatatatatatataaatatatatatatatataaatatatatatatatataaatatatatatatatataaatatatatatatatatataaatatatatatatataaatatatatatatataaatatatatatatataaatatatatatatataaatatatatatatataaatatatatatatataaatatatatatatataaatatatatatatataaatatatatataaatatatatatatataaatatatatataaatatatatataaatatatatataaatatatatataaatataaatatatatataaatatatatatatataaatatatatataaatatatatatataaatatatatatatataaatatatatataaatatatatatatatataaatatatatatatatataaatatatatatatatataaatatatatatatataaatatatatatatataaatatatatatatataaatatatatatatataaatatatatatatataaatatatatatatataaatatatatatatataaatatatatatatataaatatatatatatataaatatatatatatataaatatatatatatataaatatatatatataaatatatatatatataaatatatatatatatataaatatatatatatataaatatatatatatataaatatatataaatatatatatatatatataaatatatatatatatatatatatatataaatatatatatatataaatatatatatatataaatatatatatatataaatatatatatatataaatatatatatatataaatatatatataaatatatatatatataaatatatatataaatatatatatatataaatatatatataaatatatatatatataaatatatatataaatatatatatatataaatatatatataaatatatatatatataaatatatatataaatatatatatatataaatatatatataaatatatatatatataaatatgtatataaatatatatatatataaatatgtatataaatatatatatatataaatatatatataaatatatatatatataaatatatatataaatatatatataaatatatatatatataaatatatatatatataaatatatatataaatatatatatataaatatatatataaatatatatatatataaatatatatataaatatatatataaatatatatataaatatatatataaatatatatataaatatatatataaatatatatataaatatatatataaatatatatataaatataaatatatatatatataaatatatatatataaataaatatatatatataaatatatatatataaatatatatatataaatatatatatataaatatatatatataaatatatatatataaatatatatatataaatatatatatataaatatatatatataaatatatatatataaatatatatatataaatatatatatataaatatatatatataaatatatatatatataaatatatatatatataaatatatatatatataaatatatatatataaatatatatatataaatatatatataaatatatatataaatatatatataaatatatatataaatatatatataaatatatatataaatatatatataaatatatatataaatatatatataaatatatatataaatatatatataaatatatatataaatatatatataaatatatatataaatatatatataaatatatatataaatatatataggttatatatatatatatatatatatatatatatatatatatatatatatatatatatatatatataggttatatatatatatatatatatatatatattttattaatgatatatatacatatatacacacagaaacaaagattcttctatatagacattagagaagattcagcggtatgccatgcaccaggctctccgccattttcattattcgtcatatccgactctgctgtgtgatgcacatgtattcttgcttcaccaccctgtaatgaaatattgtttgttactaattgttttcaataatacattattttattatataatatttaatttattaattaaaaaccctttccatattatagaaaaaaactaaaacaagaatctatataaaactatagaatagaatagactaatagaatagaatatatatatatcatatatatatttatataaataaatatatatatatataaatatatgtatatatatttatatatatatatattattatatcctgtattattccagcccattattagagatagtagccacctcttattttggttttctttcattattagtgctcagaaaattaaatatatctacatatttagtcaaaatcaattacattattttatcttattcatagcataaatgttcacaaagattactaaaaagagattgaattagactacagcaaattggcaaactttaccttgtatctgtttccaccgtgtttgtttggggcgttcttcaacatatcagcaatacttgtctcaacatctctttcagttgcattagtgtgggtgttgatacaggcttctggaaagttataagaattaattaatatatataattataattctttttgtcaggagacaagaagccacagagtaataacattgttggcttttatttaggtgttcccctgttctccagtcttcctccgtcccctcgtcccctttgtcctccccagcattctccattcccctgtcccctcgtcctccccaccattaccctctcctctgttccctcgtcttccccaccatcccccctgtcgtcctccccaccattctaaactacctcatcccatgcattccatgatggtctgatgcttccatctgaaaattgggaacatcaaaagatctgactttcccaattttctgatgggaacatcaaatgatctgatattcccatcactgaaaaataaaaacagataaaaaaaatgatatgaaaaaatagaaaataaaatatactcatgaaatgaacagaatggttaacaacgcagctcaattgcaatgcaatgtcacaataacatttaaatatactttaagatataatctagaagaaaataaggatattgaaacggttcatgaactctatttcaataaaggacactatggggaactttgaaaaatagttattgagtataattagacagacttgttgctaggcagaggagtaatgagatatatggcaaattttgcaaaatatacaatgaaggtacacaaacattcatacccaaacaaagcaaaatgctaggtaagaacaaagcatttggcccgtaggagaaaggagatacccacaagactagaatacaagtcattaacaagcatgcaagtataatacataatacatgcagacatatatataatccaaaaaaatgtcaaatttacgtacttattattacattacaaatatccaaggttttgaagacacgtttcctcttgcgcccaacgagtgaatactgagaccagaccccataggtccctatcctcctcatcattcgtctcactgtgtctccacagcttgcaccgcccatttgagacagcgtctggacctgttaaaataatgcataagctgtaaggtaatagagaataatatatatctttcaatctcaacattagattttctaatttccaactgtattaaataaatagcattaaaatattttccttcttaactattacaaaaatcaacgaatttgagtaacttttgcttttgttttatttgtaccttaaacataacactgaacaatcaattatgtgccaccccaccttccttcatctgcaaaaaaactaatcaaaagacatatgtacaaggctaaaaaaattcagcaacacttaccatactcaggctaaaagaattaagcaacacttaccatactctttttatattcactgttaacttttagctcatgtgacagactttccacttgctcaacagtttcaagtggggatggaagaatgtcttccaggattggtatatctccatgtgtttttgacatatgggtttccgtcattttgacaatattcaggatatcccctgataaaaatgtcaattttgataattccttcatcatgtattccattatgccaaaaccataatcataatcatctgtatcaaaccttattacaggtaaaaccagtaggcagtctactgtattttatcaaaccgttattagtataatagatctcgtaataattttgcaaaaataatggcatttactatttttaaaagattattagcaaatttacagaaatggtgcattcggaagacaaaaccaatttttcacttttgacaattgagcacctgctacatccagattctagggaggaaaggaaggacgatcttactggatcccatagcctctccgaggcacaaaccaggcttttacacaaacccccccccccctgcacccgagctttttaaaatagtaaatgccactatttttgcaaaattattacgagatctattattctagagaataatgcatataaatgcatatatgcatataaatacaaaagtaaatcaaatcttatccttgtataatatacaagctgatgtgagatccctgtctacaggtggactggaactattatccagtaggcagtctactgtattttatcaaaccgttattagtataatagatctcgtaataattttgcaaaaataatggcatttactatttttaaaagattattagcaaatttacagaaatggtgcattcggaagacaaaaccaatttttcacttttgacaattgagcacctgctacatccagattctagggaggaaaggaaggacgatcttactggatcccatagcctctccgaggcacaaaccaggcttttacacaaacccccccccccctgcacccgagctttttaaaatagtaaatgccactatttttgcaaaattattacgagatctattattctagagaataatgcatataaatgcatatatgcatataaatacaaaagtaaatcaaatcttatccttgtataatatacaagctgatgtgagatccctgtctacaggtggactggaactattatccagtaggcagtctactgtattttatcaaaccgttattagtataatagatctcgtaataattttgcaaaaataatggcatttactatttttaaaagattattagcaaatttacacaaatggtgcattcggaagacaaaaccaatttttcacttttgacaattgagcacctgctacatccagattctagggaggaaaggaaggacgatcttactggatcccatagcctctccgaggcacaaaccaggcttttacacaaaccccccccccctgcacccgagctttttaaaatagtaaatgccactatttttgcaaaattattacgagatctattattctagagaataatgcatataaatgcatatatgcatataaatacaaaagtaaatcaaatcttatccttgtataatatacaagctgatgtgagatccgtgtctacaggtggactggaactattatccagtaggcagtctactgtattttatcaaaccgttattagtataatagatctcgtaataattttgcaaaaataatggcatttactatttttaaaagattattagcaaatttacacaaatggtgcattcggaagacaaaaccaatttttcacttttgacaattgagcacctgctacatccagattctagggaggaaaggaaggacgatcttactggatcccatagcctctccgaggcacaaaccaggcttttacacaaaccccccccccctgcacccgagctttttaaaatagtaaatgccactatttttgcaaaattattacgagatctattattctagagaataatgcatataaatgcatatatgcatataaatacaaaagtaaatcaaatcttatccttgtataatatacaagctgatgtgagatccctgtctacaggtggactggaactattatccagtaggcagtctactgtattttatcaaaccgttattagtataatagatctcgtaataattttgcaaaaataatggcatttactatttttaaaagattattagcaaatttacagaaatggtgcattcggaagacaaaaccaatttttcacttttgacaattgagcacctgctacatccagattctagggaggaaaggaaggacgatcttactggatcccatagcctctccgaggcacaaaccaggcttttacacaaaccccccccccctgcacccgagctttttaaaatagtaaatgccactatttttgcaaaattattacgagatctattattctagagaataatgcatataaatgcatatatgcatataaatacaaaagtaaatcaaatcttatccttgtataatatacaagctgatgtgagatccctgtctacaggtggactggaactattatccagtaggcagtctactgtattttatcaaaccgttattagtataatagatctcgtaataattttgcaaaaataatggcatttactatttttaaaagattattagcaaatttacacaaatggtgcattcggaagacaaaaccaatttttcacttttgacaattgagcacctgctacatccagattctagggaggaaaggaaggacgatcttactggatcccatagcctctccgaggcacaaaccaggcttttacataacccccccccctgcacccgagctttttaaaatagtaaatgccattatttttgcaaaattattacgagatctattatactaataacggtaaataaataataaatagtaaataaatcaaaatcagttacattattttatcttattcatagcataaatgttctcgaagattactaaaaagaaattgaattagactacagcaaattggcaaactttaccttgtatctgtttccaccgagtttgtttggggcgttcttcaacatatcagcaatacttgtctcaacatctctttcagttgcattagtgtgggtgttgatacaggcttctggaaatttataagaattaattaatatatataattataattcactttgctattccccattccacagtcctctcgtccttcccacttccctgtccccacatcatccccactattcccacttccctgtcccatcgtcctccttaccattttcccctcccctgtccttcttcctcccccaccatctcccattcacctgtccctttgtcctccccagcattcccctgtccccaccattcccaactccccagtcccctcgtcctccccaccattaccctctcctctgtcccctcgtcttccccaccatacccccctctcgtcctccccaccattccaaactacctcatccgatgcattctataatggtctgatgcttccatcagaaaattgggaacatcaaatgatctgatattcccatcactgaaaaataagaacagctaaaaaaatg
Proteins encoded in this region:
- the LOC138351999 gene encoding uncharacterized protein: MLKNAPNKLGGNRYKVQTLSQMGGASCGDTVRRMMRRIGTYGVWSQYSLVGRKRKRVFKTLDICNVIIKACINTHTNATERDVETSIADMLKNAPNKHGGNRYKGGEARIHVHHTAESDMTNNENGGEPGAWHTAESSLMSI